One part of the Arabidopsis thaliana chromosome 1 sequence genome encodes these proteins:
- the RBP1 gene encoding RNA-binding protein 1 (RNA-binding protein 1 (RBP1); CONTAINS InterPro DOMAIN/s: RNA recognition motif, RNP-1 (InterPro:IPR000504), Nucleotide-binding, alpha-beta plait (InterPro:IPR012677); BEST Arabidopsis thaliana protein match is: RNA-binding (RRM/RBD/RNP motifs) family protein (TAIR:AT5G55550.4); Has 25375 Blast hits to 16260 proteins in 820 species: Archae - 0; Bacteria - 1958; Metazoa - 13222; Fungi - 2417; Plants - 5451; Viruses - 0; Other Eukaryotes - 2327 (source: NCBI BLink).), producing MDYDRYKLFVGGIAKETSEEALKQYFSRYGAVLEAVVAKEKVTGKPRGFGFVRFANDCDVVKALRDTHFILGKPVDVRKAIRKHELYQQPFSMQFLERKVQQMNGGLREMSSNGVTSRTKKIFVGGLSSNTTEEEFKSYFERFGRTTDVVVMHDGVTNRPRGFGFVTYDSEDSVEVVMQSNFHELSDKRVEVKRAIPKEGIQSNNGNAVNIPPSYSSFQATPYVPEQNGYGMVLQFPPPVFGYHHNVQAVQYPYGYQFTAQVANVSWNNPIMQPTGFYCAPPHPTPPPTNNLGYIQYMNGFDLSGTNISGYNPLAWPVTGDAAGALIHQFVDLKLDVHSQAHQRMNGGNMGIPLQNGTYI from the exons ATGGATTATGATCGGTACAAGTTATTTGTTGGTGGTATTGCGAAAGAGACAAGTGAAGAAGCTCTGAAGCAGTATTTTAGCAGATATGGAGCTGTGTTGGAAGCTGTTGTAGCTAAAGAGAAAGTCACTGGAAAACCTAGaggttttgggtttgttcGCTTTGCTAATGATTGTGATGTTGTTAAAGCTCTTAGAGACACTCACTTCATTCTCGGTAAACCC GTTGATGTGAGAAAGGCGATTAGGAAACATGAACTATACCAACAGCCGTTTAGCATGCAGTTTTTGGAGAGAAAAGTGCAACAGATGAATGGTGGTTTGCGTGAGATGTCGAGTAATGGTGTGACCAGTAGGACTAAGAAGATATTTGTTGGGGGTTTGTCGTCTAACACGACTGAGGAAGAGTTTAAGAGTTACTTTGAGAGGTTTGGTAGGACTACTGATGTAGTTGTGATGCATGACGGTGTGACTAACAGGCCAAGgggttttgggtttgttaCTTATGATTCGGAGGACTCTGTTGAGGTTGTTATGCAGAGTAATTTCCATGAGTTGAGTGATAAACGCGTGGAAGTGAAACGGGCAATACCTAAAGAAGGAATCCAGAGCAATAACGGTAATGCTGTTAATATTCCTCCTTCCTACAGCAGCTTTCAAGCAACACCTTATGTCCCTGAGCAAAACGGATATGGGATGGTTTTACAGTTTCCTCCTCCTGTCTTTGGTTATCATCACAATGTCCAAGCCGTTCAATATCCTTATGGTTACCAATTCACAGCACAAGTGGCTAACGTTTCATGGAACAATCCGATTATGCAACCCACCGGTTTTTACTGTGCTCCTCCTCATCCTACTCCTCCTCCCACCAACAATCTTGGTTATATCCAATACATGAACGGGTTTGATCTTTCGGGTACGAACATTTCCGGGTACAATCCTCTAGCATGGCCTGTAACGGGGGATGCAGCTGGTGCGCTAATACATCAGTTTGTAGATTTGAAGCTTGATGTCCACAGTCAAGCCCATCAGAGAATGAATGGAGGTAACATGGGAATACCATTGCAGAATGGTACATATATATGA